Part of the Nitrospiraceae bacterium genome is shown below.
CTGGTTCCGTACTTTGTCGGCCCAACTTGCCGCCTTAATGAACGTGGGGCCTTCCAGGAGAGCGCCCACCGAGTCGCGCACATCAGGATGTAGCCGTGGCTCTGCGATCATAGCCACAATCTCGTGCCCTTCCCGGGACCAGGCATGCAGGGAGGATGGGATGAGCAAAAAAACGAAAGCGAGTGCTAGCAGAAGAGGTGGCCGTGTTGAGCGTAGCACCCGCTAATCCCTCCTCTCCGAAGGCTTGGCGGGTTGCGAGTTTTGAGTCTGTTGGTCTCGGCGTTTCAGTCGGCGTCGATCAAGCCACCATGCAACCACTGGAAACACAACCAACGAACTCGGAGCCATGAAAAAGAGAACATACGGACCCAAAGCGGTTAAATGGCGAAGGTGGTGCGAGAGCTGGGACCGCTCTTCAGCAGTCCAGCGGACGCCATTGCGTTGCTTCATCAGCAATGGCATCAAGCCGTGAATTCCAAGAATCTCAGCGCGAATGCGGTCTCGTTCTCTCTGTAGCGGGCCGAGAAAGGGTGCGAAGAGTTTCTCGACAACCCCTCGATACCAGAAAAGGGAAGTCACTTCTGCTTCGCCACTATCTGATCCTTGATCTTGTCATACGTTGCTTGCGGAATAACCTTCTTCTGTACCAGCTCATCCTTCCGCTTGTACGGACGATGTTCGATAATTTTCTTGGAGTAAGCATCGCCGATCCCAGGCAGAGCTTTCAGTTGATCGGCAGAAGCAGTATTAATGTCGAGCGGTTCAGTTTTTTCGACGGCGTACGTCTCTTCCACGCCACCAACTGAGAGCGTGGCGTCACCGATTCTCCAACTCGATGAATTTGCAAGAACTCCGACAACTATCATCGTCGCAATCATGAATTGTTTCGACCTTTTCATCGTGATTCCTCGTTGTCTCAGATCCGCACCGATAATGATGGTGAATTCTTAATTCACACAGCGTCCTTTAGGCATAAATGTTGA
Proteins encoded:
- a CDS encoding helix-hairpin-helix domain-containing protein, which codes for MKRSKQFMIATMIVVGVLANSSSWRIGDATLSVGGVEETYAVEKTEPLDINTASADQLKALPGIGDAYSKKIIEHRPYKRKDELVQKKVIPQATYDKIKDQIVAKQK